TGGCAACTATTACTGTGGCCTTTAGCTTTAGGTATTATTGCCGCTGCTTTTGGCTTTATCTATAGCTATGGACCGAGTGTGTGGATATCAGGTACACCGATTATGCCAGGAGCAATTTTAGCAGCTATTGTCTGGGCGATTTTATCTGGCTTATTTCGGCTTTATGTGACTAATTTTGGTAACTACAACAAAGTTTATGGTGCTGTAGGCGCTGTGATAGTTTTAATGTTATGGCTGTGGATGAGTTCCTTTGTACTATTGGTGGGAGACCAATTGAATGTAATTGTGGGCGAAGATATGCACTCACCAAAGGACTCGAAGTTTGTCAAAAAATCTTAAGTATGTAGCTATAAATACATTTCGCCGTTGAAAAGTTATAACACAGCAGTAAAATATACGAGAATTCTACGTCCTCAAGAAAGCGATCGCCCCAATGCCCTGATTTTACCTCTCGGTTTTCCACTATTGAACCCGATGCCAAGGCCCCTACCTTGAAGCGCCTACGTCAACTTAGCTGGTTACTCGATAATGCTGTTACCATTCCCGGAACCCATGTTGGTATTGGCTTAGATCCACTTATAGGATTAATACCTATTGGTGGTGATTTTTTAGGAGTCATGCTTTCTTGCTACATTGTCTTAGAAGCCGCGCGGCTAGGCGTGCCTAAAAGGACACTCAGTAAAATGGTCTTCAATATCGTTATTGATGGTTTGGTAGGTTCTATCCCACTGCTGGGAGACTTTTTTGATTTTGCTTGGACGGCTAATACTTTTAATATCAAGCTCTTGGAAGAGTACTTAAAATTCCCCAGCCAAAATAAAAGTGCTGATGGATGGTTTATCTTTGCTGTTTTGGTCGGATTATTAGTCGTGGCTATTATCTTAGTCGCCATCCCAGTTATACTAATTAGATTGTTGTGGCAGTCCTTAATTGGCGGCTAAATTCGTCATTGATAAAAAAAATGAAAGATTGGTGGGATACTACTTTTCCTCAAGGGCGGCAAAGTTTAATTATTACTGATAGTCAAGGTTATCCTGTACAAATTGCTTATGGTGAGAAAGGTACAGGTAAACCGCTGATTTTATTACATGGGATGGGCAACTGGAGCTACAATTGGCGT
The Gloeotrichia echinulata CP02 DNA segment above includes these coding regions:
- a CDS encoding DUF4112 domain-containing protein; translated protein: MKRLRQLSWLLDNAVTIPGTHVGIGLDPLIGLIPIGGDFLGVMLSCYIVLEAARLGVPKRTLSKMVFNIVIDGLVGSIPLLGDFFDFAWTANTFNIKLLEEYLKFPSQNKSADGWFIFAVLVGLLVVAIILVAIPVILIRLLWQSLIGG